The following proteins are co-located in the Brevibacillus laterosporus DSM 25 genome:
- a CDS encoding helix-turn-helix domain-containing protein yields the protein MGTRVSYPEEMKWQVVKMKQEGYTNKQIMDELGIKDKSQIKTWMKWFRNGETYRFAQQVGKQYTYGKYGQDQLDEIATKDLRIRQLELQIEVLKKYQEFQRR from the coding sequence ATGGGTACAAGAGTTTCTTATCCAGAAGAGATGAAGTGGCAAGTCGTAAAGATGAAGCAAGAGGGTTATACGAATAAACAGATTATGGATGAACTTGGTATCAAGGATAAATCTCAGATAAAGACATGGATGAAGTGGTTTCGTAATGGAGAAACGTATCGGTTTGCTCAACAGGTAGGTAAACAATATACGTATGGAAAATACGGACAAGATCAGCTAGACGAGATAGCTACCAAAGACCTGAGAATTCGTCAATTAGAGTTGCAGATAGAAGTCCTAAAAAAGTATCAGGAATTTCAAAGGAGGTGA
- the treC gene encoding alpha,alpha-phosphotrehalase — protein MQETWWKKAVVYQIYPKSFLDTTGNGIGDLEGITRQLDYLQQLGVDVIWLTPIYASPQKDNGYDISDYYTINPEYGTMESFEQLLHEAHQRKIKLIMDIVVNHTSIEHEWFKQARSSKDNPYRDYYIWKDGVDGNPPTNWQSKFGGNAWEWDEQTEQYYLHLYDVTQADLNWENPTLRREIYDMMHFWLKKGVDGFRLDVINVISKDQTFQNDTLQSPMEDGRRFYTDGPRIHEYLKEMNEQVFAHYPEILTVGEMSSTTIDNCIRYTNPDERELSMVFNFHHLKVDYPNGQKWATGEFDFAKLKSILNEWQVGMQAGEGWNALFWCNHDQPRVATRFGDDQKYHNESAKMLGTALHFMQGTPYIYQGEEFGMTDPGFANIEDYRDVETINAYHLLRETGISEQEIMKAIKQKSRDNSRTPMQWSDASNGGFTAGTPWINVANNYLSINAQRAQEDQNSIWYHYQKLIQLRKKHDVIAYGDFTMLYPEHPQIYAYVRQYGSEQVVVISNFYAEPTEFVLPKDIDRKAHREVILTNYPDVPATLDEFTLRPYESLAILIK, from the coding sequence ATGCAAGAAACATGGTGGAAGAAGGCCGTTGTGTATCAGATTTATCCGAAAAGCTTTCTTGATACAACAGGGAATGGTATCGGAGATTTGGAAGGAATTACTCGACAATTAGATTATTTACAGCAATTAGGTGTGGATGTGATCTGGTTAACTCCTATTTATGCATCTCCACAAAAAGATAATGGCTACGACATCAGCGATTATTATACGATCAATCCTGAGTACGGAACAATGGAATCGTTTGAACAGCTGTTACATGAAGCTCATCAACGGAAGATCAAGCTGATTATGGATATCGTAGTGAACCATACGTCTATTGAACATGAATGGTTTAAACAAGCAAGGTCTTCCAAAGATAACCCGTATCGTGACTATTATATTTGGAAAGATGGTGTAGATGGCAATCCGCCAACGAACTGGCAATCCAAATTTGGTGGGAATGCTTGGGAATGGGATGAACAAACAGAGCAATACTATCTGCATTTGTACGACGTGACGCAAGCTGATTTGAATTGGGAGAACCCTACTCTACGACGCGAAATTTATGATATGATGCACTTTTGGCTGAAAAAAGGCGTTGATGGTTTCCGCTTAGATGTAATTAATGTTATCTCCAAGGATCAGACTTTCCAAAACGATACGCTACAAAGCCCAATGGAGGATGGACGACGCTTTTATACTGATGGTCCTCGCATCCACGAATATTTAAAAGAAATGAATGAGCAGGTTTTTGCTCATTATCCAGAGATATTGACAGTAGGAGAAATGTCGTCTACAACGATTGATAATTGCATCCGTTATACCAATCCAGACGAGAGGGAACTAAGTATGGTCTTTAATTTTCATCATTTGAAGGTCGACTATCCGAACGGACAAAAGTGGGCTACAGGTGAGTTTGACTTTGCAAAATTAAAGAGCATTCTCAATGAATGGCAGGTTGGAATGCAAGCAGGTGAAGGATGGAATGCATTGTTCTGGTGCAATCACGATCAGCCGCGTGTAGCTACTCGTTTTGGTGATGATCAGAAATATCATAATGAATCTGCGAAAATGCTGGGGACCGCTCTTCATTTTATGCAAGGTACTCCCTACATCTATCAGGGTGAAGAGTTTGGCATGACTGATCCTGGGTTTGCTAATATCGAGGATTACCGTGATGTAGAAACAATTAACGCTTACCATTTGCTCCGTGAGACAGGCATTTCTGAGCAGGAGATAATGAAGGCGATCAAACAAAAATCCAGAGATAATTCACGTACACCAATGCAATGGTCGGATGCTTCCAACGGTGGATTCACGGCAGGTACTCCTTGGATTAACGTAGCTAATAATTATCTGTCAATCAATGCACAGCGAGCACAGGAGGATCAGAATTCCATCTGGTATCACTATCAAAAATTGATCCAGCTACGCAAAAAACATGATGTCATTGCATATGGTGATTTTACCATGCTGTATCCAGAGCATCCCCAGATATATGCCTATGTTCGCCAGTATGGTTCTGAGCAGGTAGTGGTGATTAGTAATTTTTATGCTGAACCAACAGAATTTGTACTGCCGAAGGATATCGATAGAAAAGCACATAGGGAGGTTATTCTGACCAACTATCCAGATGTGCCGGCAACACTGGATGAATTTACATTGCGTCCATATGAGTCGCTTGCGATTTTAATAAAGTAA
- a CDS encoding DUF1036 domain-containing protein codes for MSIVFGNNTSRTVFACFSLFDPNCNGWNKFGWWTFEPGRRRAIKEGDTRGLRFFFYAEDAFGNVWNGDLRTTVPQVSFYMCWQDGCPPPCREIGFRQVDTDNSPVFIFDIASAH; via the coding sequence ATGTCTATTGTTTTTGGCAACAATACCTCAAGAACTGTATTTGCTTGCTTCAGCCTTTTTGATCCTAACTGTAATGGTTGGAATAAGTTTGGCTGGTGGACTTTTGAGCCTGGCAGGCGAAGGGCGATCAAGGAGGGTGATACCCGGGGGCTAAGGTTCTTCTTCTACGCAGAGGACGCTTTTGGAAATGTGTGGAATGGTGATTTGCGAACCACCGTACCTCAAGTGTCGTTCTATATGTGCTGGCAAGATGGATGCCCTCCTCCTTGTAGAGAAATAGGGTTTAGGCAAGTAGATACCGACAACTCGCCCGTATTTATATTCGATATAGCCTCCGCGCATTAA
- a CDS encoding DNA topoisomerase III → MSKKIVLAEKPSVGKDIARVLKCTKQGNGYLEGDKYVVTWAFGHLVTLADPEVYGETYKSWKLEDLPLLPSRLQLTVIRQSSKQYQIVKKLLGRQDVTEVIIATDAGREGELVARWILEKAHVKKPVKRLWISSVTDKAITDGFRKLRDGKEYENLYASAVARSEADWFVGINATRALTTKHNAQLSCGRVQTPTVAMIAKREEEIQKFVPRPYYGVQAITGNGLKLTWQDQQTKDMKTFTKEKAEKIVESSKNKQAEIIDIQKANKKSFAPALYDLTELQRDANKRFGFSAKETLSVMQGLYETHKVLTYPRTDSRYLTSDIVETIPDRLRAISVKPYTPFAAKLLKQPIRAGKHVVDDSKVSDHHAIIPTEQSVLMNKLSDKERKIYDLVVKRFLAVLYTPFEYEQISIRARIGDGEFLAKGKTITNQGWKEIYDNHFDEEENGDGLKEQLLPKLQQGEQMPVQTVSLTKGETKPPEPFTEATLLSAMENPVRYMGQVDKQVAKTLGDTGGLGTVATRADIIEKLFNSFLIEKRGKHIHITSKGKQLLELVPEELRSPALTAEWEMKLGAISKGSLAKNSFIQEMKKYAEQIVQQIKYSEQKFRHDNLTRSKCPDCGKLMLEVNGKKGKMLVCQDRECGHRKNVSKVTNARCPQCRKKMEMRGEGEGKIFVCKCGHREKLSAFNDRRGKEKQTNVSKRDVAQYMKKQQHDQEDIGNPALMEALKNFKLDQ, encoded by the coding sequence ATGAGTAAAAAGATTGTTTTAGCAGAGAAACCCTCAGTGGGTAAAGATATCGCCAGAGTCTTGAAATGTACCAAGCAGGGGAATGGGTACCTTGAAGGCGACAAATATGTAGTAACTTGGGCATTTGGTCATCTTGTTACGTTAGCTGATCCTGAAGTCTATGGAGAGACCTATAAATCATGGAAGCTGGAGGATTTACCGCTGTTGCCATCTCGCCTGCAATTGACAGTCATCAGACAGAGCTCTAAGCAATATCAGATTGTTAAAAAATTGTTAGGTCGTCAGGATGTTACAGAAGTGATTATTGCTACGGATGCTGGACGTGAAGGTGAGCTGGTGGCGAGGTGGATTTTAGAAAAAGCGCACGTGAAAAAGCCTGTGAAGCGCTTGTGGATATCCTCTGTGACTGATAAAGCAATCACGGATGGCTTCAGAAAGCTACGAGATGGCAAGGAGTACGAAAATCTTTATGCTTCTGCTGTAGCTCGTTCTGAAGCCGACTGGTTTGTCGGTATCAATGCCACCCGTGCTCTTACAACAAAGCATAATGCTCAGCTCTCTTGTGGACGTGTTCAAACTCCTACTGTGGCTATGATTGCTAAACGTGAGGAGGAGATTCAAAAATTCGTTCCTCGTCCTTATTATGGCGTACAAGCGATAACAGGCAATGGTTTAAAACTTACGTGGCAGGATCAGCAGACAAAAGATATGAAGACGTTTACCAAAGAGAAGGCCGAGAAAATTGTCGAAAGCAGTAAAAATAAACAAGCGGAAATTATTGATATCCAAAAGGCTAACAAGAAAAGCTTTGCTCCAGCTTTATACGACCTAACCGAGCTGCAACGTGATGCGAATAAGCGGTTTGGCTTTTCAGCAAAGGAAACCCTCTCCGTTATGCAAGGATTGTACGAAACACATAAGGTGCTCACGTACCCGCGCACGGATTCTCGCTATCTGACATCAGATATTGTCGAAACAATACCTGATCGATTGAGGGCTATTTCGGTTAAACCATACACTCCGTTTGCTGCTAAGCTGTTAAAGCAACCGATTCGAGCGGGTAAACATGTAGTGGATGATAGCAAGGTATCTGATCATCATGCGATTATTCCAACTGAGCAATCTGTGCTGATGAATAAGCTTAGCGACAAGGAACGTAAAATATATGACCTTGTTGTTAAACGCTTTCTGGCTGTGCTATATACACCTTTTGAATATGAACAAATTAGTATTCGTGCTCGCATTGGCGATGGCGAATTCTTAGCAAAAGGGAAGACGATCACGAATCAAGGCTGGAAAGAAATCTACGACAACCATTTTGATGAAGAGGAAAATGGAGATGGATTAAAGGAGCAGCTTTTACCAAAGCTACAACAAGGTGAGCAAATGCCTGTACAAACCGTTTCTCTTACGAAAGGGGAAACAAAACCTCCAGAGCCATTTACAGAGGCTACACTACTTTCCGCTATGGAGAATCCTGTCCGCTATATGGGACAGGTTGATAAGCAGGTAGCCAAAACATTGGGTGACACAGGTGGATTAGGAACAGTTGCTACTCGCGCAGATATTATTGAAAAATTGTTTAATAGCTTCTTGATTGAAAAGCGTGGCAAGCATATTCATATCACATCTAAAGGAAAGCAGTTGTTGGAGCTTGTACCAGAAGAACTCCGCTCTCCTGCTCTTACTGCCGAATGGGAAATGAAGCTAGGGGCTATCTCGAAAGGAAGCTTAGCTAAAAACAGCTTCATACAGGAAATGAAGAAGTATGCCGAGCAAATCGTTCAACAAATTAAATATAGTGAGCAAAAATTCCGTCATGACAATCTGACTCGCTCCAAATGTCCGGATTGTGGAAAGCTGATGCTCGAGGTGAATGGTAAAAAAGGAAAAATGCTGGTTTGTCAGGATCGAGAGTGCGGTCATCGTAAGAATGTATCCAAGGTTACAAACGCGAGATGCCCACAATGTCGGAAAAAGATGGAGATGCGTGGTGAAGGAGAAGGCAAGATCTTCGTATGCAAATGCGGTCATCGTGAAAAATTGTCCGCGTTTAACGACCGACGTGGCAAAGAGAAACAGACGAATGTTTCCAAGCGAGATGTAGCGCAATATATGAAAAAACAGCAACACGACCAAGAAGACATAGGTAATCCAGCTTTGATGGAGGCATTGAAGAATTTTAAGCTAGATCAGTAA
- the treR gene encoding trehalose operon repressor, translating into MNRRYLAIYEEIRQGIIEGVYPPGEKLPSENDFCKKFETSRGTIRRALDMLAEEGLVNSMHGKGVFVLDQNTISFSFGGLVSFKEANENSGQVFSTTVPFFTELVIDEKLEQKTHLPNGIHVYHLYRVRKLDGERVILDINYFSKEKCEGLTPEIAEKSIYEYIERDLELKIGFAQRVIQVEQATGKDREYLDMKAFGFVVVVRNYVHLYDGSIFEYTESRHRPDRFVFTDFARRR; encoded by the coding sequence ATGAATAGGAGATATCTTGCTATCTACGAGGAGATTAGACAGGGAATTATTGAAGGAGTGTATCCACCAGGGGAAAAATTACCTTCTGAAAATGATTTTTGCAAAAAGTTTGAGACTAGTAGAGGTACGATTCGCCGTGCTTTGGATATGCTAGCAGAAGAAGGACTTGTCAACAGCATGCATGGGAAAGGTGTCTTTGTTTTAGATCAAAATACGATTAGCTTTTCCTTTGGTGGATTGGTCAGTTTTAAAGAAGCTAATGAAAATAGTGGACAGGTCTTTTCTACAACTGTTCCTTTCTTTACGGAGCTTGTTATTGATGAAAAATTGGAGCAAAAAACTCATCTTCCAAATGGTATACACGTTTATCATTTATATCGTGTAAGAAAGCTGGATGGGGAAAGAGTCATATTAGATATTAACTATTTTAGCAAAGAAAAATGTGAAGGCTTGACTCCTGAAATAGCTGAGAAGTCCATTTATGAGTATATCGAGCGTGATTTGGAATTAAAAATTGGGTTTGCACAAAGAGTGATTCAAGTAGAGCAAGCGACAGGAAAAGACAGAGAATATCTGGATATGAAAGCATTTGGATTTGTCGTAGTGGTACGCAACTATGTGCATTTGTATGACGGTTCGATATTTGAGTACACAGAGTCGCGCCATCGTCCAGATCGGTTTGTGTTTACTGATTTCGCACGGAGGCGATAA
- a CDS encoding IS4 family transposase, with protein MEILDELQLFSQELQRCLVPEALEELAREAGFTKRKSKYQSQELVALCVWLSQKVASTSLMKLCSRLEAYTGILMSPEGLNKRFNRQAVQFLQRLFSHLLIQKLYAADTLPHGYATLFHRIRILDSTTFQLPDIFASAYKGFGGSSHTAGVKIQLEYDLLSGQFLHVEAGPGKQNDRTYGSICLETVQKNDLCIRDLGYFDLQDFEHMDMRGAYYISRLKLNNRVYQKNPHPECFKDGKIKKQSEYIQLNMEDLMNQIQPGETHEISNVYIGQYQKLPTRVIIHRLTEEQIQKRRRDQAIKEKKKGIVYSERSKRLSAINIYITNAPSTEVPTENVHPLYSLRWQVEILFKTWKSFFGIDHCKEIKQERLECHLYGQLISILICSSTMFRMRDLLLRKRKKELSEYKAIHMIQDYFPLLHRSIEKDTTEMSKILLRLFNLLQRNGRKSHRYEKKTVFDILGVVYNYTMSQDRAA; from the coding sequence ATGGAAATCTTAGACGAGCTGCAGCTTTTTTCTCAAGAGCTCCAGCGTTGCTTAGTGCCTGAAGCTCTTGAAGAGCTTGCCAGAGAAGCTGGTTTTACCAAACGGAAAAGTAAGTATCAGTCTCAGGAGTTAGTTGCACTTTGTGTATGGTTAAGTCAAAAGGTTGCGAGCACATCTTTAATGAAATTATGTAGTCGTTTAGAGGCATACACTGGGATATTAATGAGTCCGGAAGGACTAAATAAGCGATTTAATAGGCAAGCCGTACAATTTCTTCAACGACTATTTTCACACCTTCTTATTCAAAAGCTATACGCTGCCGATACATTACCTCATGGTTACGCAACTTTGTTTCATAGAATCCGCATACTAGATTCCACTACTTTTCAGCTTCCGGATATCTTTGCTTCTGCTTATAAAGGATTTGGGGGAAGTAGCCATACAGCCGGTGTTAAAATTCAGTTAGAATATGACCTTCTTAGTGGACAGTTCCTACACGTTGAGGCGGGACCAGGAAAACAAAACGACCGAACCTACGGTTCTATTTGTCTAGAGACTGTTCAGAAAAATGACTTATGTATTCGTGATTTAGGCTACTTCGATTTACAGGATTTCGAACATATGGATATGAGAGGAGCTTATTATATTTCTCGTTTAAAGCTAAATAATCGTGTATACCAAAAAAATCCTCACCCAGAATGCTTCAAAGATGGAAAAATAAAGAAGCAATCTGAGTATATCCAGTTAAATATGGAAGACCTTATGAATCAAATCCAACCAGGCGAGACGCATGAGATATCCAATGTTTACATAGGTCAGTATCAAAAGCTACCAACCCGGGTTATTATTCATCGGCTGACAGAAGAACAGATTCAAAAGCGACGGAGGGATCAAGCTATTAAAGAAAAAAAGAAAGGAATCGTGTACTCGGAGAGAAGTAAACGATTAAGTGCTATCAATATTTATATTACGAATGCCCCCTCGACAGAGGTTCCTACCGAAAATGTTCATCCTTTGTATTCATTACGCTGGCAAGTCGAAATTCTCTTTAAAACATGGAAGTCTTTCTTTGGTATTGATCATTGTAAAGAAATCAAACAAGAACGCTTAGAATGTCACCTGTACGGGCAACTTATCAGTATTCTTATTTGTTCCTCCACCATGTTTCGAATGCGGGACCTTCTACTAAGAAAACGAAAAAAGGAACTGAGTGAGTACAAGGCCATACATATGATTCAAGATTACTTTCCACTTCTACATAGGTCCATAGAAAAAGACACCACAGAAATGTCAAAGATTCTCCTTCGCCTGTTCAACCTCCTACAGCGTAACGGGCGGAAATCTCATCGATACGAGAAAAAGACAGTCTTTGATATACTGGGTGTCGTATACAATTATACCATGTCTCAAGATCGAGCTGCATAG
- the treP gene encoding PTS system trehalose-specific EIIBC component, which produces MSVSKKSVEEIIEALGGKENIVTASHCVTRLRLALLDEGKVQKEELDTLDLVKGSFSANGQFQVVIGPGLVDKAYAHLLELTSLEKASKQELKDATEKNLNPIQRAIKTLADIFIPILPAIVTAGLLMGINNVLTGKGIFFPDQSLIQVYAQWKDLADIINLIANTSFVFLPALIGWSAAKRFGGSELLGMVLGLMLIHPDLLNAWGYGDAVAKGTVPYWNLFGLSIEKIGYQGQVLPVLVSAFCLAKIEQFMNKRVPDAFKLLLVAPVTLLVTGFLSFIVIGPLTFSIGNVITNAFVSIFDNFAGVGGLIYGGFYALLVVTGMHHTFLAVDLQLIASVGGTFLWPILVLSNIAQGSASLATMLLIRDEKGKGLSLTSAISAFLGITEPAMFGVNLRLRYPFIAAMIGSALGAVYITINKVKAASIGVGGLPGFLSIFPQNWGPFFVGMAVALVVPFVLTIIFGKMRSKKVEEKGTKAVA; this is translated from the coding sequence ATGAGTGTTAGCAAAAAGTCCGTAGAGGAGATCATTGAAGCACTTGGCGGTAAAGAAAATATTGTAACCGCTTCACATTGTGTAACGCGCTTACGTCTTGCTTTGCTAGATGAGGGGAAGGTCCAGAAGGAAGAGCTAGATACTCTTGATCTGGTAAAAGGGTCCTTTTCTGCCAATGGACAGTTTCAGGTCGTAATTGGTCCTGGTCTGGTTGACAAAGCTTATGCTCATTTATTAGAGCTTACTAGTTTAGAAAAGGCTTCTAAGCAGGAGCTCAAGGATGCTACGGAAAAAAATTTAAATCCGATACAAAGAGCAATTAAAACATTAGCTGATATTTTCATTCCAATCCTACCTGCAATTGTGACCGCTGGTTTGCTAATGGGGATTAATAATGTTTTGACAGGAAAAGGGATCTTTTTCCCAGATCAATCACTGATTCAGGTATATGCCCAATGGAAGGATTTGGCGGACATCATTAATCTCATCGCCAATACGTCCTTCGTATTCTTGCCGGCTTTAATCGGCTGGTCTGCTGCAAAACGCTTTGGTGGTAGTGAGCTTCTTGGGATGGTGCTTGGATTAATGCTCATTCACCCCGATTTATTAAATGCTTGGGGATACGGAGATGCGGTTGCAAAAGGAACGGTGCCATATTGGAATTTATTTGGGTTAAGTATTGAAAAAATTGGGTATCAAGGTCAAGTGTTACCTGTTCTTGTTTCAGCGTTTTGTTTAGCGAAGATAGAACAATTCATGAATAAGCGTGTACCAGACGCCTTCAAGCTATTATTAGTAGCTCCTGTGACGTTATTAGTAACAGGCTTCCTGTCTTTCATCGTGATTGGTCCGTTAACCTTTTCAATTGGAAATGTAATTACTAATGCTTTTGTGAGCATTTTTGATAATTTTGCAGGGGTTGGTGGTCTCATTTATGGTGGATTCTATGCCTTGCTGGTTGTAACAGGCATGCATCATACCTTCCTTGCTGTAGATTTGCAATTGATCGCAAGTGTAGGCGGAACCTTCTTATGGCCGATTCTAGTACTTTCTAATATTGCTCAGGGCTCTGCTTCATTAGCTACGATGCTTTTGATCCGTGACGAAAAGGGCAAGGGCTTGTCACTTACATCAGCGATTTCTGCTTTCCTAGGAATTACGGAACCAGCTATGTTCGGGGTAAATCTACGGTTACGCTATCCATTTATCGCTGCGATGATTGGATCTGCACTCGGTGCCGTATACATTACGATAAATAAGGTAAAAGCAGCTTCGATTGGTGTAGGTGGTTTGCCTGGCTTCTTGTCCATCTTCCCACAAAACTGGGGACCGTTCTTTGTCGGAATGGCAGTCGCTTTAGTTGTACCTTTTGTCCTTACTATTATTTTTGGCAAAATGCGTAGCAAAAAGGTAGAAGAGAAGGGGACAAAGGCGGTAGCGTAA
- a CDS encoding collagen-like protein, translating into MPNYNYEDIRDILDKINDPDLSGFMRRDPFSNKKIFARCKSSSSSSSFCRNFTTCSPITCIPCPTGATGSTGSTGSTGATGTTGPTGSTGATGSTGSTGSTGATGATGPTGSTGATGATGPTGSTGATGSTGSTGSTGATGATGSTGSTGATGATGPTGSTGATGATGPTGSTGATGSTGSTGSTGSTGLPGAAGSTGATGATGSTGSTGATGATGPTGSTGSTGSPGSTGSTGATGATGSPGAAGSTGSTGLPGAAGSTGATGSTGSTGSTGATGATGSPGAAGSTGATGATGSPGAAGSTGATGATGSPGAAGSTGATGATGSPGAAGSTGATGSPGAAGSTGATGATGSTGATGILSFADFFALMPPDNAATVAPGTDVSFPQNGPTSGTTIARTGPSTFNLTAIGIYEVLFQVSVTEPGQLILTLNGADLAYTVVGRATGTSQIVGMALVQTTVINSILTVRNPAGNATALTITPIAGGTRPVSAHLVITQIA; encoded by the coding sequence TTGCCAAATTACAATTATGAGGACATTAGGGATATTCTAGATAAAATAAATGACCCTGATTTGTCAGGTTTTATGCGACGCGACCCCTTTAGTAACAAAAAAATTTTTGCACGTTGTAAAAGTTCTTCTTCAAGTTCATCTTTTTGCAGGAACTTCACTACTTGTTCACCGATTACATGTATACCTTGTCCAACGGGAGCCACTGGCTCGACCGGCTCGACAGGTTCAACGGGAGCCACAGGAACAACCGGCCCGACAGGTTCAACGGGAGCCACTGGCTCGACCGGCTCGACAGGTTCAACGGGAGCCACAGGAGCAACCGGCCCGACAGGTTCAACGGGAGCCACAGGAGCAACCGGCCCGACAGGTTCAACGGGAGCCACTGGCTCGACCGGCTCGACAGGTTCAACGGGAGCCACAGGAGCCACTGGCTCGACAGGTTCAACGGGAGCCACAGGAGCAACCGGCCCGACAGGTTCAACGGGAGCCACAGGAGCAACCGGCCCGACAGGTTCAACGGGAGCCACTGGCTCGACCGGCTCGACAGGTTCAACGGGATCCACTGGCTTGCCCGGAGCAGCAGGTTCAACGGGGGCCACAGGAGCCACTGGCTCGACAGGTTCAACGGGAGCCACAGGAGCAACCGGCCCGACAGGTTCAACGGGATCCACTGGCTCGCCCGGCTCGACAGGTTCAACGGGAGCCACAGGAGCAACAGGTTCGCCCGGAGCAGCAGGTTCAACGGGATCCACTGGCTTGCCCGGAGCAGCAGGTTCAACGGGGGCCACAGGATCCACTGGCTCGACAGGTTCAACGGGAGCCACAGGAGCAACAGGTTCGCCCGGAGCAGCAGGTTCAACGGGAGCCACAGGAGCAACAGGTTCGCCCGGAGCAGCAGGTTCAACGGGAGCCACAGGAGCAACAGGTTCGCCCGGAGCAGCAGGTTCAACGGGAGCCACGGGAGCAACAGGTTCGCCCGGAGCAGCAGGTTCAACGGGAGCAACAGGTTCGCCCGGAGCAGCAGGTTCAACGGGAGCCACAGGAGCAACCGGCTCGACTGGAGCCACCGGAATATTAAGCTTTGCAGATTTTTTTGCGTTGATGCCTCCTGATAATGCAGCAACAGTTGCTCCCGGTACAGACGTAAGTTTTCCACAAAATGGACCTACTAGTGGGACTACTATTGCCCGTACTGGTCCCAGTACATTTAACTTGACTGCAATTGGCATTTATGAGGTATTGTTTCAGGTGAGTGTGACCGAACCGGGCCAACTGATTCTAACTCTCAATGGCGCTGACCTAGCCTATACGGTGGTCGGGCGAGCAACAGGTACTTCTCAGATAGTAGGGATGGCTCTTGTGCAAACGACAGTCATCAATTCAATACTCACTGTACGAAATCCTGCTGGAAATGCCACGGCACTAACCATCACTCCTATCGCTGGAGGAACAAGGCCTGTTTCAGCACACCTTGTTATCACGCAAATCGCATAA
- a CDS encoding GH25 family lysozyme — protein sequence MQKKNLGKSLASFPLWVAHYNTNQPMLNPTWSRWAVFQYSDCGKVAGIKGNVDMNCMEKEFWNVILKGETTMGRVLADEIILVLKTQWKVSDAMGMKEQEKYLGELADRVRIASGQVPQNQN from the coding sequence TTGCAAAAAAAAAACCTTGGGAAATCTCTTGCTAGCTTTCCTTTGTGGGTGGCCCATTACAATACAAACCAACCTATGCTAAACCCTACATGGAGTCGTTGGGCGGTTTTCCAGTATTCCGATTGTGGGAAAGTGGCTGGTATTAAAGGTAACGTGGACATGAACTGTATGGAGAAAGAATTTTGGAATGTAATTTTGAAGGGGGAAACAACTATGGGTAGAGTACTAGCAGATGAAATTATTTTGGTATTGAAAACACAATGGAAAGTTAGTGACGCAATGGGGATGAAGGAACAGGAGAAATACCTTGGGGAGCTTGCTGATCGGGTAAGGATTGCTAGTGGACAAGTGCCACAGAATCAAAATTAA